The Kribbella amoyensis genomic sequence TGTTCGCCGCGATCTGGTTCTGCTCGGCGATCCGGACCTGCCGCCGCGCCGCGGTGGCGTCGATCTTCGCGATCGCCGCGCCCTTGGCGACCACCTGGCCGACCTTCACGTACACCGCGGTCACGGTGCCCGCGGTCTCGAACTGCGGCGACGCCGACCGCGAGCTCTGCAGGGTGCCGCTCGAACTCACGCTCGCGGTCACGTCCCCGCGGGCCACGGCGACGGTCGGCCGCGCCGTCCTCGCGGCCTCGGACTCGTCGCGGAAGAACAGCAGGTAGGAGGTGACGGCGATGGCCAGGACGATCGCGACGAGGGCGACGTTGAGCAGGCTGAGGCCACGGAGCTTGTGGCGTGGGAGGACCATGGAGCCGCACGCTAGGGACGGTTGCTGAGGAATGGATCGGGGAATCCTGGCAACTGGCTGTGAAAAATTCGGGTCGACCCCGGTGTGGCTTGCGACACACAGTGATGTGTGTACGCCTGGTGACACCGGGTCATGACAGTTGTGTCAGGTGCGTACCGGGGGCTCGGGCATGCCAAAATGGGAATGATCCGGGTCGGCCGACCGTTGGCACGGATGACGAAACTCGGAGGTTTGACATGTCTAATCGCGTTCTGCGTGGTTCGGGGCTGGGTGGGGTCAGCTTCGAGGACGACCGTGGCGTCGAGTTCGCGCCGCGTCAGACGATCACGTACGACTGCCCACGCGGTCACGTGGTCGAGGTCACCATGGCGCACGACGCCGAGGTGCCCGCCGTCTGGGAGTGCCCGCACTGCGGCAACGAGGCCGCCCGTTCCACCGGTGAGAAGCCGGAGCCGAAGCAGGAGAAGCCGGCCCGCACCCACTGGGACATGCTGCGCGAGCGGCGCAGCATCTCGGAGCTGGAGGAGCTGCTCGCCGAGCGCGTGCAACTGCTCCGCAACGGCGAGATCGGCCCGGCCCACCTCCACCGCAACCGCCCCACCGGCGGCGGCAAGCGCACAGCCTGACAGCATCGAACGGGCCGTCCACCGCACTACGCGGCGGACGGCCCGTTCGTCATGTCCGGAACAACCGGCCGGCTCCCCCGCTGGAGCCGTGGCCGGCTACTTGTCCTGCTTCTTGTCGGGGTCGACGACCTCGCCCTGGACGATGTCCTCGTTGCGGCGCCGCTGGGCCTCGGCCTGCTCGGCGGTCGGCGGCTTGTAGCCGCCTGGCATGAAGCCGGTGATCGGATTGCCGCCGAGCTGGGCGACGATCCGGCGGCCGAGGATCGCCGCCAGCACCCGCCGGGCGAGCGGCCGGGTGAACGGGAGCACGAAGAAGAAGCCGAAGACGTCGGTGACGAATCCCGGCGCCAGCAGCAGCGTGCCGCCGACCAGGATCAGCGCCGCGTCGGCCAGCTCCTTGCCCGGCATCCGCGCGGTCTGGAAGGACGTCTGCAACGCGTTCCAGGCACGGCGGCCCTCACGCTTGATCAGCCAGGCCCCGAGCGCGCTCTCCACCAGCAACAGCCCGACCGTCGGCCAGCCACCGATCACCTGACCGATCTGGATGATCACGAAGATCTCCACGATCGGCACCACCAGCAACGCCACTGCCACGAACCACGGCATCGGTCACCCCTTCCCGGCCGCGCCGAACAGGCCCTTGACCTGCTGGGCGCGGTGCGCCAGGCCCCACCGGCCGACCCGGGCCATCGCCTCGAGCACGATCGCCTGCGACATCTTGGACTTGCCGCGTTCCCGCTCGACGAAGGTGATCGGCACCTCCACCACCCGGAACCCGGCCTTCAGCGCCCGCCAGGCCAGGTCGACCTGGAAGCAGTACCCCGCGGACGCCACCTGGTCGAGGCCGAGCCCCTCCAGCGTCTCCCGGCGGAACGCGCGGTACCCGCCGGTCGCGTCGCGCAGCGGGATGCCGAGCGCGATCCGGGTGTAGATGTTGCCGCCCCGGCTGAGGATCTCCCGCGACTTCGGCCAGTTCTCGACCGCGCCACCGCGGACGTACCGCGACCCGAGGACGAGGTCCGCGTCACGCAGTGCGTCCAGCAACCGGTCCAGCTGCTCCGGCTGGTGCGAACCGTCCGCGTCGTGCTCGACCAGGACGCCGTACCCGTGCTCGAGACCCCAGCGGAAGCCCGCGATGTACGCAGCGCCGAGGCCCTCCTTGCCCTGCCGGTGCAGGACGTGGACGTGGTCGTCACCGGCGGCCAGCTTGTCGGCCAGCTCCCCGGTGCCGTCGGGCGAGTTGTCGTCGGCGATCAGGACGTGCGCCTCCGGCACGGCGGCGCGGAGCCGGCCGACGATCGGTTCGAGGTTCTCGGCCTCGTTGTAGGTCGGGATGATCACCAGGATCTCGCCCAGTTCGGCCCAGCGGGACCCGCTGGTCCCGGGCTGGTCGGGGTGTCCGTCCGGCGTGCTCACTGCTGTTGCCTCTCCTCGCGTCGTCCCGGCGGCCGCGGGTCAGGCCGGGATCTTCTCCCGGCTCGGCGTCGCGGCCGGCGGCGTCCCCGGGTCGGGGTCGGTCCGCCGGCGCCGGGACACCAGCGCCACCACTGCTCCCATGATCCCCAGCCCGGTCAAGATCCACTGCGGCCAGCCGCCGAGCCGGGTGGCCAGGGTATGGGCATCGCGGGCCGGAACCGAGGCGACATACACGTCCGGGACGAACTGGCCCGACTTGTGCTCGACGGTCCCGTCCGGCCGGACCACCCCGGAGATCCCGGAGGTGGACGCGATCAGCACGGTCCGGCCGGTCTCGATCGCGCGCATCCGGGTGATCGCGAACTGCTGCTCGGGCTGGCCGGTCCCGCCGTAGGTGGCGTTGTTCGTCTGCACCACGAGGATCTGGGCGCCGCCTTTCATCACGTCCGACACCACGTCGTCGTACGCGACCTCGAAGCAGATCACGTCGCCGTAGGTGACCCCGTTGATCGGCAGCACCCCAGGCACCTTGCCGGGCGCGGTCTGCCGGCCGACCATCTCCAGCCGCTTGATGTACGGCAGCAGCTGCTCGCGGAACGGGATGTACTCGCCGAACGGAACCGGGTGCCGCTTCGCGTAGACCTGGCCGGGACCCGTCACCGGATCCCAGACGACCCCGGTGGTCTGACGCTCGTTGTCACCCGGACCCTCGAGCACGGCGCCGACCAGGATCGGTACGCCGACGGCCTTGACCGCCTGCTCGATGTCGGCCTTGGTCTCGGGATCCCGGAACGGGTCGATGTCGGTGGAGTTCTCCGGCCAGATGACGATGTCGGGCTTCACCTGGGACCCGGCCTTGACGCGCTCCTGCAGCTCCAGCGTCGCGGCCAGGTGGTTGCGGGTCACGGTCCGGGCCCGGCCGAGGAACTCCAGGCCCTTGCCCGGCACGTTGCCCTGCACCATCGCGGCCGTCACGGTCTTGCCGTTGCCCGCCGTGTCCAGCGAGATCAGCGCGCTGCCGCCCACGATCGCCACCCCGGCGACCAGGGCGACCACCCGCAGACCGAGCTTGCTGCGCCGCCGGAGCACGGCGTACGCCAGGACGCCGAGCAACGCGATCGCGAAGCTGAGGCCGGGGATCCCGACCAGGGAAGCGAGCTTGCCGACCGGCGAGTCGGCGAACGCCCAGGCCAGCCGGCCCCACGGGAACCCGCCGAAAGGCACCGAAGCGGTCGCGTACTCCGTGGCCACCCACAGGCACGGAATCCACAGCATCCACAGTCTGTGCCTGAGCGCCTGGCTCGCGAACGCGCCGAACACCGCGTAGAACAAGCCCTCCAGGATCGCCAGCGCGATCGCGGCGTCGCCGCCGATGACACTGAGCCAGGGCACCAGGACCGAGTAGTAGGTGATCCCGAAGCCGGCACCGATCAGGATGCCGGCCTTCACCGAGACTCCGTCGAGGGTGGCGAGGAAGAGCGGGACGGCAACCACGGCGAGCCAGGGATAGTCGTGCGGCTCGAAGGCCAGACCGAGCAGGGCGCCGGCCCCGATCGCGACGACCAGTCGGGGCAGCAGACGTCCGAACGCCCTCAGCCGATCCACTCAGGCACCTCCTGGCCTCACCGTCCGGCCGGGTGCCGGTCGCATGACGGTACAACGAAGGTATCCGTCACGGCCAAGGCGCGGTCAGAGTCCAGAGAGGAAAGAGGCTCGGCGGCCCTTCGGACCAACCGACGAAGTCGCTGGATGCGATCCGCCCGGCTGTTGTCTACTGGGCACCGAGCCTCTTCCACCTCTGCCCCGCGGGGGGCTAACCACCGGCGATCTCAGCCCCCGTCGACTCAGGCCTGGCACTGGCCTGGTCAGCGTCGCGGGATCATCCGGTAGCCGAACTTCTGGTTCCCGTCGGAGAAACGGGAGATGACGACCCCCAAAACGATGCTCGCTCCCGACGACGGTGTCAACCTCTCCAGGGTCTCCTTCAAAGCGTTGTAACACATTTGCCCCGGCTCCTTGTTCAACGGCCGATCCGGGCCGATGTCACGTTACAGAGCCGTCTCGGCACTCCACGTGATCGTTACCCAGGGCAACTAATTGTCACCGGACCGGAACGACGACCGTCCCGGTGGCGCGGGTGATCGGCAACGGCGGGTCCACGACCTCGGCCGCCGACTCCGACACGTCCGGCCGGCCCCGGCAGACCACGGCCGCGGCGAACTCGATCTCCCTGCTCCGGTTGCCGACCCGGGTGATCGTCGCCGTCACCTCGACCACGTCGCCGGCCCGCAACGGCTGCAGGAACTGCACGTCGGAGTAGGAGGCGAACAGCCCTTCGTCCCCGTCGGCCTGGATACACACCTCGGTCGCCACGTCACCGAACAACCCGAGCACGTACGCCCCGTCGACCAGGTGGCCGGCGTAGTGCGCGTGGCTGTACGGCACGTACCGGCGGTGGGTGACGGTGAGACCGACCTCGGCCTTGGTCATGCGGTTCTCCTGTTCGGCGTCCGGGTACGTCGGGTGACCAGGGCGTCGACCAGGTAGCTGGCCACCTCGCCCGGGGTGGTGCCGCGGCCGAACACCCGGTCCACGCCGAGTTCGGCCGCCATCTGCTCGGTAAAACGGGGGCCTCCGGCAACCAATACCGGGCGGGTGTGCTCCGGGTACGCCTCCCGGAAAGCGGCCGACATCTCCTTGGTGTTCAGCACGTGCGCCTCCCGCTGGGTGACCACCTGCGAGACCAGGATCGCGTCCGCCTTCTCCGCCTTCGCGCGCCGCACCAGCTCCGGGACCGCGACCTGGGCGCCGAGGTTGACCACCTTGAGCTCGCGGTAGTACTCCAGGCCCTTCTCCCCCGCGAAGCCCTTGATGTTCATGATCGCGTCGATCCCGACGGTGTGCGCGTCGGTCCCGATACAGGCACCGACCACGGTCAGCCGGCGGCGCAGTCCCTTGCGGATGGCGAGGTTCGCCTCCTTCGGCGACAGCAGCGGGTAGTCCCGCTCGATCACCTCGACCTTGCTCGGGTCGACCAGGTGGTGCACCGGTCCGTAGACGACGAAGAAGGTGAAGTCCGGGCCCATCGGTTTGCTGTGCACGACGAGCGCGGGGTCGATGCCCATCTTGTTCGCCAGTTGCACGGCGGCGCCCTCGGCCCGCTTGTCGTGCGGGATCGGCAACGTGAACGACAGCTGCACCATCCCGTCGCCGGTGGTGTCGCCGTACGGCCTGATGATGCTCACTGGCCCTCCTCCAGCAGCTCGATCGCGGGGTTGTAGTACGCGTCGGAGCGTTTCGCCACGCCCTCGAGACCACGGCCGGCGTCCTGCGGGCGGCGCATCAGGCCGAAGGTGCCGTCGCCGATCGCGTTCAGCAGACCGTCGTCGACGATCTCCTCCAGCAGCTCGACCGACTCGGCCAGTACCTGCCGGGCGCGCTGGGCGATGAAGCCGCTGGGCTCCGGCCGGAAGTCCTCGTGCAGGTTGCCCGCGGCCCCCAGGACGTAGCGGACGTTCTGCAGGGCCAGGTCGCGGTCGGAGATCCACGGCGTGACCACGGCCTCGGTCATCATCCCGACCAACAGGATGCCCTGCCCAGTCATCGCACCGGCCAGGTTGAAGAACCCGTCCAGCAGGTATCCGCGGAAGACGTCGCCGGTCATGTGCCGGGTCGGCGGCATCCACTTCAAGGGCGCGTCCGGGAACAGCTGGCGGGCCAGCATCGCGTGCGCCAGTTCGAGCCGGAACGAGTCG encodes the following:
- a CDS encoding RNA polymerase-binding protein RbpA, giving the protein MSNRVLRGSGLGGVSFEDDRGVEFAPRQTITYDCPRGHVVEVTMAHDAEVPAVWECPHCGNEAARSTGEKPEPKQEKPARTHWDMLRERRSISELEELLAERVQLLRNGEIGPAHLHRNRPTGGGKRTA
- a CDS encoding FxsA family protein, with the protein product MPWFVAVALLVVPIVEIFVIIQIGQVIGGWPTVGLLLVESALGAWLIKREGRRAWNALQTSFQTARMPGKELADAALILVGGTLLLAPGFVTDVFGFFFVLPFTRPLARRVLAAILGRRIVAQLGGNPITGFMPGGYKPPTAEQAEAQRRRNEDIVQGEVVDPDKKQDK
- a CDS encoding polyprenol monophosphomannose synthase, translating into MGEILVIIPTYNEAENLEPIVGRLRAAVPEAHVLIADDNSPDGTGELADKLAAGDDHVHVLHRQGKEGLGAAYIAGFRWGLEHGYGVLVEHDADGSHQPEQLDRLLDALRDADLVLGSRYVRGGAVENWPKSREILSRGGNIYTRIALGIPLRDATGGYRAFRRETLEGLGLDQVASAGYCFQVDLAWRALKAGFRVVEVPITFVERERGKSKMSQAIVLEAMARVGRWGLAHRAQQVKGLFGAAGKG
- the lnt gene encoding apolipoprotein N-acyltransferase; protein product: MDRLRAFGRLLPRLVVAIGAGALLGLAFEPHDYPWLAVVAVPLFLATLDGVSVKAGILIGAGFGITYYSVLVPWLSVIGGDAAIALAILEGLFYAVFGAFASQALRHRLWMLWIPCLWVATEYATASVPFGGFPWGRLAWAFADSPVGKLASLVGIPGLSFAIALLGVLAYAVLRRRSKLGLRVVALVAGVAIVGGSALISLDTAGNGKTVTAAMVQGNVPGKGLEFLGRARTVTRNHLAATLELQERVKAGSQVKPDIVIWPENSTDIDPFRDPETKADIEQAVKAVGVPILVGAVLEGPGDNERQTTGVVWDPVTGPGQVYAKRHPVPFGEYIPFREQLLPYIKRLEMVGRQTAPGKVPGVLPINGVTYGDVICFEVAYDDVVSDVMKGGAQILVVQTNNATYGGTGQPEQQFAITRMRAIETGRTVLIASTSGISGVVRPDGTVEHKSGQFVPDVYVASVPARDAHTLATRLGGWPQWILTGLGIMGAVVALVSRRRRTDPDPGTPPAATPSREKIPA
- a CDS encoding hotdog domain-containing protein, whose product is MTKAEVGLTVTHRRYVPYSHAHYAGHLVDGAYVLGLFGDVATEVCIQADGDEGLFASYSDVQFLQPLRAGDVVEVTATITRVGNRSREIEFAAAVVCRGRPDVSESAAEVVDPPLPITRATGTVVVPVR
- a CDS encoding OAM dimerization domain-containing protein — protein: MSIIRPYGDTTGDGMVQLSFTLPIPHDKRAEGAAVQLANKMGIDPALVVHSKPMGPDFTFFVVYGPVHHLVDPSKVEVIERDYPLLSPKEANLAIRKGLRRRLTVVGACIGTDAHTVGIDAIMNIKGFAGEKGLEYYRELKVVNLGAQVAVPELVRRAKAEKADAILVSQVVTQREAHVLNTKEMSAAFREAYPEHTRPVLVAGGPRFTEQMAAELGVDRVFGRGTTPGEVASYLVDALVTRRTRTPNRRTA